One stretch of Candidatus Poribacteria bacterium DNA includes these proteins:
- the fusA gene encoding elongation factor G: MAREYPIENVRNIGIAAHIDAGKTTTTERILFYTGKKHKIGAVDDGTAEMDWMVQERERGVTITAAATTCFWREHAIHLIDTPGHVDFTVEVERSLRILDGAIALFCAVGGVEPQSETVWHQAERYNVPRIVFVNKMDRVGANFARVLEMMKERLGANPLPLQLPMGEGADFSGVIDLLTQKAMRWDDSDLGQTYVEVEIPPEFADEVALARETLFESVAVEDETLFEKYLGGEEITHDELLGVIRAATLSGALIPVLCGSSLKNQGVQPLLDAVIDFLPSPVEVPPIEGTVPSSTSGSSRSKRTEDASAEQDKVTRLADDDAPFSALAFKVASHPTVDKLVYCRVYSGVLKRGEAIYNVRSEKRERTNRILQMHANKEAVCDAAYAGDIVALVGLKDTKTGDTITDPKEPLLLESITFPEPVISVAIEPERASDADALEETLEKLMDEDPTFTVGIDNETGQRIISGMGELHLEILADRMIREFGVNARVSKLQVAYRETISSFAEAQGTHIHKTDEEGIYGDVLLTVEPLERGEGFQFEDNTDETQIPRQYIPFIEKALEGAMGTGPRIGYPMQDVKVTLTGGSYHPTDSSEVAFEAAAVLAFENATRKATPLLLEPIMRMHITVPDEYVGKVIGDLNARRAQINESTTQDTSAVGHTSQSTQSVINASVPLSETFQYTTQLRSMTQGRGAFTLEFSHYEVVPSALAPDANFAGSA, from the coding sequence ATGGCACGCGAATATCCGATAGAAAACGTACGTAACATCGGCATTGCAGCCCACATTGATGCCGGCAAAACGACCACAACTGAACGGATCCTCTTCTATACCGGTAAAAAGCATAAGATCGGTGCAGTCGATGATGGTACCGCTGAGATGGACTGGATGGTCCAAGAACGAGAGCGCGGTGTTACGATTACCGCCGCTGCGACAACCTGTTTCTGGCGAGAACACGCAATTCACCTTATTGACACACCCGGACATGTCGATTTCACGGTAGAAGTGGAACGCTCCTTACGGATTTTGGATGGGGCTATCGCGCTTTTCTGTGCTGTTGGTGGGGTGGAGCCGCAGTCGGAAACTGTCTGGCATCAAGCGGAACGCTATAATGTTCCACGCATCGTTTTCGTTAATAAAATGGATAGGGTTGGCGCGAATTTCGCACGCGTTCTGGAGATGATGAAGGAACGGTTGGGCGCGAACCCGCTCCCGCTCCAATTACCGATGGGCGAAGGTGCCGATTTCTCAGGTGTTATTGATCTGCTAACACAAAAGGCGATGCGTTGGGATGATTCTGATCTCGGACAGACTTATGTAGAGGTAGAGATTCCGCCTGAATTTGCGGATGAAGTGGCGTTGGCACGGGAGACTCTTTTTGAGAGTGTTGCTGTTGAAGATGAGACCTTGTTTGAAAAGTATTTGGGTGGTGAAGAGATAACCCACGATGAATTGTTAGGGGTTATCCGCGCAGCGACGTTAAGTGGCGCATTAATCCCTGTGCTGTGCGGCAGCTCCTTGAAAAATCAGGGCGTTCAACCGCTGCTTGACGCTGTGATTGATTTTTTGCCATCCCCCGTTGAGGTGCCACCTATTGAAGGGACTGTCCCCAGTTCCACCTCTGGCAGCAGTCGTTCCAAGCGCACTGAAGATGCGTCCGCTGAACAGGATAAAGTGACACGTCTTGCAGACGACGATGCTCCATTTTCGGCGTTAGCGTTCAAAGTAGCGAGCCACCCGACGGTAGACAAACTCGTTTACTGTCGAGTCTACTCAGGTGTGCTCAAGCGCGGGGAAGCTATCTACAACGTCCGTTCTGAAAAACGGGAACGAACGAATCGCATCTTACAGATGCACGCCAACAAGGAAGCGGTGTGTGATGCGGCTTATGCTGGTGATATTGTTGCCCTCGTCGGGCTTAAGGATACCAAGACAGGAGATACTATCACCGATCCAAAGGAGCCTCTTCTGCTGGAGTCCATCACTTTTCCAGAACCTGTCATCTCCGTTGCTATTGAGCCTGAGCGGGCAAGCGATGCTGATGCATTGGAGGAAACGCTTGAGAAATTGATGGATGAAGACCCAACGTTCACTGTAGGGATTGACAACGAGACTGGACAGCGGATTATTTCTGGTATGGGTGAGCTTCATTTAGAGATTCTCGCGGACCGGATGATACGCGAATTCGGAGTCAACGCTCGGGTGAGCAAACTCCAAGTGGCGTATCGTGAAACGATCAGTAGTTTCGCGGAGGCTCAGGGTACGCACATCCATAAAACAGATGAAGAGGGCATCTATGGCGATGTACTACTGACAGTTGAGCCGTTGGAACGCGGCGAGGGGTTTCAGTTTGAGGACAACACGGACGAGACCCAAATCCCACGACAGTATATACCGTTTATTGAGAAAGCGTTGGAAGGTGCAATGGGAACAGGTCCCCGCATTGGATACCCGATGCAAGACGTGAAGGTGACACTTACGGGTGGTTCCTATCATCCAACGGATTCTTCGGAGGTGGCATTTGAAGCGGCGGCGGTACTGGCGTTTGAAAACGCGACCAGAAAGGCGACTCCTTTGCTCTTGGAACCAATTATGCGGATGCACATCACTGTTCCTGATGAATATGTCGGTAAGGTCATCGGAGATCTCAACGCACGTAGGGCGCAGATTAACGAGAGCACAACGCAGGACACATCCGCTGTAGGACACACTTCGCAGTCAACACAGAGTGTGATTAACGCCTCCGTTCCGCTGTCAGAGACGTTTCAGTACACGACGCAGCTCCGATCAATGACCCAGGGACGTGGCGCGTTCACATTGGAATTTTCACATTACGAAGTGGTTCCGTCCGCCCTTGCTCCTGATGCGAATTTTGCGGGTTCTGCTTAG
- a CDS encoding zinc-binding alcohol dehydrogenase, translated as MKAQRVVWPDRAKVDVETFALLPIGDDEVLVATECTLISPGTERAFLLGLPNAQGRYPSRPGYSNIGTVIEVGKAVADCEIGDRVASTQGHTSHFVTSPSRLLKVASPDVPAEEAVFFNLGAIALQGVRKAQIELGEATLVLGQGLIGLLAMQLSKLSGALPVIAADLTDSRLDISKSVGADYTLNPEDANFSEQLNGVTEGSGPAVVIEATGHPDAISTALDVAGRDARVVLLASTRGETPSVNFYRDVHKKGLILYGAHNSIRPRQESSPNFWTLEDDSVLLLSLITQKRFNVSPLISHRVPGEDAPKAYQLLMEWNPGLLGVVLQWNNSM; from the coding sequence ATGAAAGCACAACGGGTCGTTTGGCCTGATCGCGCCAAAGTTGACGTTGAAACGTTTGCGTTACTGCCTATTGGAGATGATGAAGTACTTGTGGCTACGGAATGCACACTCATCAGTCCCGGCACGGAACGCGCGTTTTTGTTGGGACTCCCAAATGCCCAAGGGAGATACCCATCCCGCCCGGGTTATAGTAATATCGGCACGGTGATAGAGGTCGGAAAAGCAGTCGCCGACTGTGAGATAGGGGATCGCGTTGCTTCGACCCAGGGACATACAAGCCATTTTGTGACTTCACCGAGTCGTTTGTTAAAGGTGGCATCGCCTGATGTTCCCGCCGAGGAAGCCGTCTTTTTTAACCTTGGCGCGATTGCATTGCAAGGGGTTCGGAAGGCGCAAATTGAATTGGGTGAAGCGACTTTGGTTTTGGGGCAAGGACTTATCGGTTTGTTGGCAATGCAGCTTTCAAAATTGAGTGGTGCACTGCCAGTCATTGCTGCAGACCTCACCGATAGTCGTCTTGACATCTCTAAAAGCGTGGGAGCGGACTACACCCTCAACCCAGAGGATGCCAATTTCTCCGAACAATTGAATGGCGTTACAGAAGGTAGTGGACCCGCAGTTGTTATCGAGGCGACTGGACACCCTGATGCGATTAGCACCGCTTTGGATGTCGCGGGAAGAGATGCACGGGTGGTACTTCTGGCAAGTACCCGTGGCGAGACACCGAGTGTGAACTTCTATCGCGATGTGCATAAAAAAGGTCTTATCCTTTATGGGGCGCACAATTCTATCCGCCCGCGTCAAGAGTCGTCACCGAACTTCTGGACACTTGAAGATGACAGTGTATTACTGTTATCGCTCATTACACAGAAGCGGTTCAACGTTTCTCCATTGATTAGTCATCGCGTCCCTGGAGAAGACGCACCGAAGGCATATCAACTGCTTATGGAATGGAACCCTGGCTTACTTGGTGTCGTTCTTCAATGGAACAACAGCATGTAG
- the rpoB gene encoding DNA-directed RNA polymerase subunit beta, producing MNKKSSQKNERESFAKTPVRTPLPNLIETQKLAYDAFLQRNVPPTERLETGLQAVFKEVFPIHDFSEVNSLEFVNYSLGTPKYTLQECVARGVTYQVSLTARIMLVLREADSDADEPHVVDIRESDVYLGEVPLMTENGSFIVNGSERVIVSQLHRSPGVIFLEKSLPTGRRTPTAQIIPYRGAWVEFEIDTKDQIYVRLDKRRKLPATVLLRALGWESDADILKLFAKTERLVLAGWRVTHVEGPVKQVKPGDLLDATEFRQASKDYPDLETENYYRVTEVTDEDCPLEVGQEVTSKERTSLRRKWKGFETELLRRVVDTHDSACELTLGQVLTNSEYQEARTRYGSKAFEAEQILSEDGQESVGSVCADDVIHQETGEVLLTANTLLTETELERLKEAGVEALTVLDAEDCQHIRFLRNTLERDRQADYEEPYTLRDAALLTIFRTLRPGDPAGVENARKHLSWLLFDSHRYDLGVVGRYKLNRKFQKISVYGVPPEETFRTLRPEDIAATVDYLLKVHNGLAPKDDLDHLGNRRVRVIGELLENQFRMGLFQIRRATRERLSTNNDIAKVVPSSLVNPKPLMMALREFFGSNQLSQFMQQINPLDELTHKRRISAIGPGGLHRDRATAAVRDVHRTHYGRVCPLETPEGPSIGLIVSLACYGRINPYGFIETPYHRVEEGLKLEGVEYLTADSEDTAYIAAKSGNGDTNGSEQILPVRSGEDVLSLPIEKVDYIGVSPQQIVGISAALVPFLEHEDANRALMGANHQRQAVPLISPEAPLVGTGMEAPAALYSGALITATRAGTVTSVSADEILIHTGEALHADKGENTFSEMGYDVYKLQTFKRSNSGTCIHQRPIVAVGDEVEAGQVIADGTSTEGGELALGRNVLCAYMPWGGHNYEDSILISETLIKEDTFTSIHIEEFEVEARETKVGPEEITRDIPNVSEQRLTQLDEEGIIRVGSVVGAGSILVGKITPKGESEYGPEEKLLRAIFGEKVKEVRDASTYVRPGVEGVVIDVKVFSRKPDGASRRGGWTQGDSNVSMADNLRYESKRKEIDETWREQTASIRRRKIEEIRNTLIGCELADSLYTIGPDGATDVEPFANAGDTLTAETLDAYVSGFTADAYHTVTENTAIEAFVAEACYRVTDIPDPVPTIVVHPLDFSTEDDRDEAVSGVISAAQEYLGEVCKPLLEDAEPFLEKSEPLNEQVKDANVVLRGYDGSVVAVVMCEGADTDDEDTEGGDLSDRLSEMLVATEAKLGILVTDGDADPDNWDFYQLVGSTALQPRERSEFESAVAEQLEAAGCPVVETQRLTEQEWANFSEIYPGLQAELFWEVKEVFDSECPLTEGEEISDNDYLQVSKEFPARPIAAGQRLTTDELASLTRTTTNLNTDSTWHVTAVFDPECTLSVGDYVSDDDYQQARKSFSLSFSDISVTDADAKEHIQRVEEMAQGRIATYTEEKERALQQLDMGDELKPGVIKRVKVYVASKRPISVGDKMAGRYGNKGVVAKILPAEDMPYLPDGTPVELVLNPLGVPSRMNVGQILEIHLGWACHELGIHVESPVFDGATEEEIFDMLGRTDLPERSKRTGKSILFDGRTGEPFAQEVTVGYVYFLKLNHLVADKMHARSTGPYSLVTQQPLGGKAQHGGQRLGEMEVWALEAYGAAHTLQEMLTLKSDDVLGRREIYESVVKGLNPDPPGTPESFKVLVRELQTLGLHVSLDTDEE from the coding sequence GTGAACAAAAAGTCCAGCCAGAAAAATGAGAGAGAGTCTTTTGCCAAAACGCCGGTTCGGACCCCGCTCCCGAATCTCATTGAGACCCAAAAACTTGCGTATGATGCCTTTTTACAACGAAATGTCCCACCCACTGAACGCTTAGAAACGGGCCTTCAAGCCGTATTTAAAGAAGTATTTCCAATTCACGATTTTTCGGAGGTCAACAGTCTTGAATTCGTGAATTATAGTCTTGGTACACCGAAATATACGCTCCAGGAATGTGTTGCCCGCGGTGTAACGTATCAAGTATCCCTCACCGCGCGGATTATGCTTGTGCTGCGTGAGGCAGACTCAGATGCCGATGAACCGCACGTCGTGGATATCCGAGAATCCGATGTTTATCTCGGCGAAGTCCCTTTAATGACCGAAAATGGTAGTTTTATTGTCAACGGCAGTGAACGTGTCATCGTAAGCCAGCTGCATCGTTCACCGGGTGTTATTTTCCTTGAAAAGTCGTTGCCAACGGGGCGGCGCACACCGACCGCTCAGATTATTCCCTATCGAGGTGCATGGGTTGAATTTGAAATAGACACGAAAGATCAGATTTATGTGCGTCTTGACAAGCGTAGAAAACTTCCCGCCACTGTTCTGCTTCGCGCGCTTGGTTGGGAGTCGGATGCCGATATTCTAAAACTCTTTGCCAAAACAGAACGACTTGTGCTTGCTGGGTGGCGTGTTACCCATGTAGAAGGACCGGTGAAGCAAGTCAAACCCGGTGATCTGTTAGATGCTACGGAATTTCGTCAGGCAAGTAAAGACTATCCCGACCTTGAGACAGAGAATTATTATCGCGTTACGGAAGTAACCGATGAGGACTGCCCGTTGGAGGTTGGGCAAGAGGTTACATCTAAAGAACGCACGAGTCTCCGCAGAAAATGGAAGGGCTTTGAAACGGAACTTCTCCGACGCGTCGTTGATACGCATGACAGCGCATGTGAACTCACTCTCGGACAGGTACTAACGAATTCAGAATACCAAGAGGCGCGTACCCGCTACGGAAGCAAAGCATTTGAGGCTGAACAGATTTTATCTGAGGATGGTCAGGAGAGTGTCGGTAGTGTCTGTGCTGACGACGTTATCCACCAGGAGACTGGTGAAGTGCTCCTCACAGCAAATACTTTGCTCACTGAAACAGAGTTGGAACGCCTCAAAGAGGCTGGTGTTGAAGCACTCACGGTACTGGATGCAGAGGATTGCCAACATATCCGGTTTCTGCGTAATACATTGGAGCGCGACCGACAAGCGGATTATGAAGAACCGTATACTTTGCGAGATGCCGCACTGCTTACGATTTTCCGCACCCTGAGACCTGGCGATCCCGCTGGTGTCGAGAACGCTCGTAAACATCTTTCATGGCTGCTCTTTGATTCGCACCGGTACGATTTAGGTGTGGTCGGGCGATACAAGCTTAATCGAAAGTTTCAGAAGATATCGGTTTACGGCGTGCCACCCGAAGAGACATTTCGCACCCTTCGCCCCGAAGATATTGCCGCTACAGTGGATTACCTTCTTAAAGTTCACAACGGACTCGCTCCGAAAGACGATCTTGACCATCTCGGTAATCGTCGTGTACGGGTTATCGGTGAATTGCTTGAAAACCAATTCCGAATGGGATTGTTCCAGATTCGCAGGGCCACACGCGAACGGTTGAGCACTAACAACGATATCGCGAAAGTCGTCCCGTCTTCGCTCGTGAACCCGAAGCCGCTAATGATGGCACTCCGAGAATTCTTTGGCTCGAACCAGTTGTCGCAGTTTATGCAACAGATTAATCCGCTTGATGAATTGACGCACAAACGTCGTATCTCAGCGATCGGTCCGGGTGGGCTTCATCGAGATAGGGCGACAGCCGCTGTCCGGGATGTACACCGGACGCATTATGGGCGTGTCTGTCCGTTAGAAACTCCCGAGGGTCCGTCAATTGGTCTCATCGTTTCTCTGGCTTGTTATGGACGGATAAATCCCTACGGTTTTATAGAAACCCCCTATCATAGAGTTGAGGAGGGTTTGAAACTGGAGGGGGTAGAGTATCTCACGGCGGATAGCGAGGATACAGCCTATATTGCCGCAAAGTCTGGAAATGGCGATACAAATGGTTCGGAACAGATCCTACCTGTCCGCAGTGGCGAGGATGTTTTGTCTCTCCCAATAGAAAAGGTGGATTATATCGGTGTCTCTCCACAGCAGATCGTCGGAATTTCTGCCGCACTTGTTCCGTTTCTCGAGCATGAGGATGCCAACCGCGCATTGATGGGCGCGAACCATCAGCGTCAGGCTGTGCCGCTCATCAGCCCAGAAGCTCCACTCGTTGGGACAGGGATGGAAGCACCCGCTGCGTTGTATTCGGGTGCGCTCATTACTGCGACCCGTGCTGGCACTGTCACGAGTGTCTCGGCTGATGAAATCCTCATACATACGGGTGAAGCACTTCACGCGGATAAGGGTGAGAATACCTTCAGTGAGATGGGCTACGATGTTTACAAACTCCAGACGTTCAAACGGAGTAACAGTGGTACCTGTATCCACCAACGTCCCATCGTTGCGGTGGGTGATGAGGTTGAAGCCGGACAGGTGATTGCGGATGGTACATCTACAGAAGGTGGTGAACTCGCTCTTGGACGGAATGTCCTCTGTGCTTACATGCCCTGGGGTGGTCATAACTATGAGGACTCTATCCTGATAAGTGAGACACTCATCAAGGAGGATACCTTCACCTCTATCCACATTGAGGAATTTGAGGTAGAGGCGCGCGAAACGAAAGTGGGTCCAGAGGAAATCACGCGTGATATTCCGAACGTTAGCGAGCAGCGGCTCACACAACTTGATGAAGAGGGTATTATTCGCGTCGGTAGTGTTGTTGGTGCGGGTAGCATTCTCGTAGGAAAAATTACGCCGAAGGGTGAAAGCGAATATGGACCGGAGGAAAAACTCCTACGCGCGATCTTTGGTGAAAAAGTTAAAGAGGTGAGGGACGCTTCGACTTACGTTCGTCCTGGCGTTGAAGGTGTCGTCATTGACGTAAAGGTATTTTCCCGTAAACCAGATGGTGCGTCACGCCGTGGCGGTTGGACACAAGGTGACTCAAACGTGTCGATGGCTGACAACTTGCGGTATGAGTCGAAACGCAAGGAGATTGATGAGACTTGGCGCGAACAAACTGCTTCTATCCGTCGCCGAAAAATCGAAGAGATTCGCAACACACTCATCGGATGTGAGCTTGCTGATTCACTTTATACAATTGGTCCTGACGGGGCCACTGATGTTGAACCTTTCGCTAACGCCGGTGATACCTTGACTGCTGAGACTTTAGATGCTTATGTTTCCGGTTTCACGGCGGATGCATATCATACAGTAACCGAAAATACAGCCATTGAGGCATTTGTCGCCGAAGCGTGCTATAGAGTAACCGATATACCCGATCCGGTTCCTACTATAGTGGTACATCCTTTGGATTTTTCAACTGAAGACGATCGCGATGAGGCGGTGTCCGGAGTCATCAGTGCAGCGCAAGAATATCTTGGCGAAGTTTGCAAGCCACTATTGGAAGATGCTGAACCATTTTTAGAAAAATCAGAACCTCTAAATGAACAAGTGAAGGATGCTAATGTTGTGCTTCGCGGTTACGATGGAAGTGTAGTTGCTGTCGTGATGTGCGAGGGTGCTGACACTGACGATGAAGACACTGAAGGTGGCGATCTTTCCGATCGTCTCTCGGAAATGCTCGTCGCAACGGAGGCAAAACTTGGGATATTGGTAACCGATGGAGACGCTGATCCTGATAATTGGGATTTCTATCAGTTGGTAGGTAGCACCGCCTTGCAGCCGCGTGAACGCTCTGAATTTGAGAGCGCGGTTGCTGAACAACTTGAAGCAGCTGGATGTCCTGTCGTGGAGACGCAAAGACTGACCGAACAGGAGTGGGCGAACTTCAGTGAAATCTATCCCGGTTTGCAAGCCGAGTTATTTTGGGAAGTTAAAGAAGTTTTTGATTCCGAGTGTCCATTGACTGAGGGAGAGGAAATCTCTGACAATGACTATCTGCAGGTGTCTAAGGAATTTCCCGCACGTCCTATAGCAGCAGGTCAACGACTCACTACGGATGAGTTAGCGTCGCTTACCCGCACCACAACAAATCTGAACACGGATAGTACTTGGCACGTTACTGCTGTCTTTGATCCGGAGTGTACGCTGTCTGTTGGGGACTATGTTTCTGATGACGACTATCAGCAGGCGCGCAAATCGTTTAGTTTGTCCTTCTCAGATATCAGTGTAACCGATGCCGATGCCAAGGAACACATCCAGCGTGTTGAGGAGATGGCGCAAGGCAGAATAGCCACTTACACCGAGGAGAAAGAACGGGCACTTCAGCAGTTAGACATGGGTGATGAGTTGAAACCGGGTGTTATCAAACGCGTCAAGGTTTATGTCGCCAGCAAACGACCGATCTCTGTTGGAGATAAGATGGCTGGTCGCTACGGTAACAAAGGTGTTGTTGCCAAAATTTTACCTGCCGAGGATATGCCCTACCTTCCAGATGGTACGCCAGTTGAGTTGGTACTAAATCCGTTGGGTGTGCCTTCTCGAATGAACGTCGGTCAGATCTTGGAAATTCACCTTGGATGGGCGTGCCATGAACTTGGCATTCATGTAGAATCTCCTGTATTTGATGGTGCAACAGAGGAAGAAATTTTTGACATGCTCGGCAGGACCGATCTCCCGGAGCGCAGTAAGCGGACGGGTAAGAGCATCCTCTTTGATGGTAGGACGGGTGAACCGTTTGCACAGGAAGTGACGGTCGGATACGTTTATTTCCTCAAGTTGAATCACCTCGTTGCTGATAAGATGCATGCTCGTTCTACAGGACCCTATTCTCTCGTTACACAGCAGCCGTTGGGTGGTAAGGCGCAGCACGGTGGCCAACGACTTGGTGAGATGGAGGTCTGGGCACTGGAGGCTTATGGCGCAGCACATACGCTCCAGGAAATGCTTACACTCAAATCGGACGATGTTCTCGGCAGAAGGGAAATCTATGAGTCCGTTGTAAAGGGCCTGAACCCTGATCCGCCCGGTACCCCAGAATCGTTCAAAGTCTTGGTCCGTGAACTCCAAACCCTTGGCCTCCATGTGTCTCTTGACACGGATGAAGAATAG
- a CDS encoding P1 family peptidase: MQKFLEKTRGTVSFYCINMLLLIVLIGILGTHSICSADTETTAPNARARARDIGIQIGSIPTGTHNAITDVAGVKVGHVTLNEGDSIRTGVTAILPSDDIWTARLFGAAHTIHGNGEATGIPRINQAGWIESPIMLTNTLSVGAVHDGVVRYIVNRYPDNNIVLPIVAECYDGGLNDISGLHVTAQHAIEAIESATDGPVTEGSVGGGTGMRCYGFKAGIGTSSRVLPEEQGGWTVGVLVNSNGGRRHQLRIDGVPVGREIIGSPPKPTRDGSFIIVIATDAPLTHRQLKQLAMRATHGLARTGTPSTDGSGEFVIAFSTANIFATSTEAGTFQIQMLVNRRLSSLFQAVIEATEEAIVNSMTMATTTTGRNGRTMYAIPLAELQKVMKAHGR, from the coding sequence ATGCAAAAATTTCTTGAAAAGACGCGAGGGACCGTATCCTTTTATTGCATAAATATGTTGCTTCTTATCGTTCTTATTGGTATTTTGGGGACACATTCTATATGCAGTGCCGATACTGAAACTACAGCCCCAAACGCACGCGCACGGGCACGCGACATCGGTATTCAGATCGGTAGCATCCCAACCGGCACACACAATGCAATCACCGACGTAGCAGGTGTGAAGGTCGGACACGTCACCCTGAATGAAGGTGATTCAATCCGCACCGGTGTTACTGCGATCCTTCCGAGTGACGACATTTGGACAGCACGCCTGTTCGGCGCAGCACATACCATTCATGGTAACGGTGAAGCAACCGGTATCCCTCGTATTAATCAAGCAGGATGGATTGAATCCCCCATCATGCTCACAAATACACTCAGTGTCGGGGCAGTCCATGACGGCGTTGTGCGCTACATTGTGAATCGGTATCCAGATAACAACATCGTGCTACCGATTGTGGCGGAGTGCTACGATGGCGGTTTGAACGACATCAGCGGACTCCATGTTACAGCGCAGCACGCGATTGAAGCCATTGAGAGTGCTACTGACGGTCCCGTAACCGAGGGAAGTGTAGGCGGAGGCACTGGGATGCGGTGTTACGGCTTCAAAGCCGGCATCGGCACATCCTCCCGCGTTTTGCCTGAGGAGCAAGGCGGATGGACAGTCGGTGTACTTGTTAATTCCAATGGGGGTCGGCGGCATCAGTTGCGAATCGACGGTGTTCCTGTTGGGAGGGAAATTATCGGGTCCCCACCAAAACCGACCAGAGACGGCTCGTTCATTATTGTCATCGCGACGGATGCCCCGTTGACGCACCGTCAATTGAAACAGTTAGCGATGCGTGCAACACACGGACTTGCCCGCACAGGCACACCGAGTACCGACGGTAGCGGTGAATTTGTCATCGCATTTTCCACCGCAAATATCTTTGCAACCAGCACTGAGGCGGGCACCTTCCAGATCCAGATGCTCGTCAACCGTCGTTTAAGTTCACTCTTTCAAGCAGTTATTGAAGCCACAGAAGAGGCTATCGTCAACTCAATGACAATGGCAACGACAACCACGGGCCGCAACGGTAGAACGATGTACGCTATTCCATTGGCGGAGCTGCAAAAGGTAATGAAAGCGCACGGACGTTGA
- a CDS encoding DUF4416 family protein: protein MGTIIMPQPVKAIIGVLTVDPNLLSTVYRELTERLGPIDFTSELLPFTSTTYYETEMGPDIQRQFISFEKLVDGGTLAEMKLFTNKVEQAFAIKTPKGDARRVNLDVGYICLAKLVLASTKDHAHRIYLSDGIYAEITLRFYRKTFQPWEWSYPDYRSPTYIAIFNQIRKIYRNQLENAKIS from the coding sequence ATGGGAACAATTATAATGCCGCAACCCGTTAAAGCCATCATAGGTGTGCTAACTGTGGACCCCAACCTCTTGTCAACCGTCTACAGGGAGTTGACCGAGCGTCTCGGTCCCATTGATTTCACAAGCGAACTATTGCCTTTCACCAGCACGACTTATTATGAAACTGAGATGGGACCAGATATTCAACGGCAGTTTATCAGTTTTGAAAAACTCGTTGATGGCGGCACATTAGCGGAAATGAAACTATTCACAAACAAAGTGGAGCAAGCCTTTGCCATAAAAACTCCTAAAGGGGATGCGCGGCGTGTTAATTTGGATGTAGGTTACATCTGCTTAGCAAAACTGGTACTTGCTTCAACGAAAGATCACGCACACCGCATCTATCTCAGCGATGGCATTTATGCCGAAATTACACTCCGTTTCTATCGCAAAACCTTTCAACCGTGGGAGTGGAGTTATCCAGATTACCGTTCACCAACGTATATCGCCATTTTTAACCAAATCCGCAAAATCTACAGGAATCAATTGGAAAATGCAAAAATTTCTTGA